In Sulfitobacter sp. M39, the following proteins share a genomic window:
- a CDS encoding D-alanyl-D-alanine carboxypeptidase family protein — protein MIRIFAATIATLLLALPAQAFETQARAAYVVDQTTGTVLLTKNADEPLPPASMSKLMTLYMAFEAIERGKSNGGLDLTEELPVSQHAMSYGGSTMFLDTTDRVKVEDLLRGIIVLSGNDACAVIAEALSPDGSEAGFARLMTQRAQQMGMTNSTFANSNGWPAAGHRMSLRDLGLLATRLIEDYPQYYPMFSQREFLFDGRAPQNKTNRNPLLGLGIGADGLKTGHTEEAGYGLVGSAKQGDRRVVFVLSGLESAAARAQESESIVNWAFRQFSQRSMGKAGTMIAEAPVALGAQGAVGLELESDLSVLVPVSGGSDVSAEVVYTGPLRAPITKGQNIGELVLTRGDLPEVRAPLVAKDSVAAGGFMVKLEAAARHLLTRLNEGPEAAS, from the coding sequence ATGATCCGTATTTTTGCAGCCACGATTGCGACCCTTCTGTTGGCCCTGCCCGCGCAGGCGTTCGAGACACAGGCCCGCGCGGCCTATGTGGTCGACCAGACCACCGGCACCGTACTGCTGACCAAGAACGCGGATGAGCCCCTGCCGCCGGCCTCCATGTCGAAACTGATGACGCTGTATATGGCGTTCGAGGCGATCGAGCGGGGCAAAAGCAATGGCGGGCTGGACCTGACGGAGGAATTGCCCGTGTCCCAGCACGCCATGTCCTACGGCGGGTCGACCATGTTTCTGGACACCACCGACCGCGTAAAGGTCGAAGACCTGCTGCGCGGCATCATCGTGCTGTCTGGCAATGACGCCTGCGCCGTGATCGCCGAAGCGCTGAGCCCCGATGGGTCAGAGGCCGGTTTTGCCCGCCTGATGACCCAGCGGGCGCAGCAGATGGGCATGACCAACTCGACGTTCGCGAACTCCAACGGCTGGCCTGCCGCCGGTCACCGCATGTCGCTGCGCGATCTGGGGCTGCTGGCCACCCGCTTGATCGAGGATTACCCGCAGTACTACCCGATGTTCTCGCAGCGCGAATTCCTGTTTGACGGGCGTGCGCCGCAAAACAAAACCAACCGCAACCCGCTGCTGGGGCTCGGCATCGGCGCGGACGGGCTGAAAACCGGCCACACCGAAGAAGCAGGCTACGGGCTTGTCGGCTCTGCCAAACAGGGCGACCGCCGCGTTGTGTTTGTTCTGTCCGGTCTCGAAAGCGCCGCGGCACGCGCGCAGGAATCGGAATCGATCGTGAACTGGGCCTTCCGCCAATTCTCGCAGCGCTCTATGGGCAAAGCCGGCACAATGATTGCCGAAGCCCCTGTCGCACTTGGGGCGCAGGGTGCCGTCGGCCTTGAACTGGAAAGCGATCTGTCGGTGCTGGTGCCTGTGTCCGGCGGCAGCGATGTCTCGGCCGAGGTGGTTTATACCGGCCCGCTGCGTGCGCCCATCACCAAGGGCCAGAACATCGGCGAACTGGTGCTGACCCGTGGTGACCTGCCAGAGGTACGTGCCCCGCTGGTTGCCAAGGACAGCGTTGCCGCAGGGGGGTTCATGGTCAAACTTGAAGCCGCCGCCCGCCATCTGCTGACCCGGTTGAACGAAGGGCCAGAGGCCGCTTCGTGA
- a CDS encoding SPOR domain-containing protein, whose protein sequence is MMTTLAGCDAVGNLTGGQKGSAAAPSSSTKLVERDVEAPEVFSVSDQGLWDGRPSLGGVWVAHPDVTDPERVIIRNEANGKFVIGALFRRERDLPGPKLQMSSDAAAALGILAGAPAPLNVTALRRQEVDDTPAPDAAPEGTIETPSEVTETTLDPVAVTAGAAIDAAPAAAKPAAPAAPKPAAPKPASSLAKPFVQIGIFSVEANAERAANQMRSAGMLPTVKRSEINDKPFWRVVVGPAATKSELTNLLKSIKTEGFSDAYAVSN, encoded by the coding sequence ATGATGACGACTTTGGCGGGCTGCGATGCGGTCGGCAATCTGACCGGCGGTCAGAAAGGCTCTGCTGCGGCACCCTCCAGCTCGACCAAGCTGGTGGAGCGTGACGTCGAAGCGCCCGAGGTCTTCTCGGTCAGTGATCAGGGCCTCTGGGACGGACGCCCCAGCCTTGGCGGTGTCTGGGTCGCGCATCCCGATGTCACAGATCCCGAACGGGTGATCATCCGCAACGAGGCCAATGGCAAATTCGTCATCGGCGCGTTGTTCCGCCGTGAACGCGATCTGCCCGGGCCCAAACTGCAGATGTCTTCGGATGCGGCGGCGGCCCTTGGTATTCTGGCCGGTGCCCCTGCGCCATTGAACGTCACTGCCCTGCGCCGGCAGGAAGTCGACGACACCCCTGCCCCCGACGCAGCCCCCGAAGGCACGATTGAAACCCCGTCGGAAGTGACGGAAACCACGCTTGATCCGGTCGCTGTCACGGCAGGTGCCGCGATTGATGCCGCACCTGCTGCGGCCAAACCCGCTGCCCCTGCGGCCCCGAAACCCGCGGCACCCAAACCTGCGTCTTCGCTGGCCAAGCCCTTTGTCCAGATCGGCATCTTCAGCGTAGAAGCCAATGCCGAACGCGCCGCCAACCAGATGCGCAGCGCGGGCATGTTGCCCACCGTCAAACGCAGCGAGATCAACGACAAGCCGTTCTGGCGCGTGGTCGTCGGCCCTGCGGCAACGAAATCCGAACTGACCAATTTGCTGAAATCCATCAAGACCGAAGGGTTCTCTGACGCCTACGCCGTGTCGAACTGA
- a CDS encoding esterase-like activity of phytase family protein yields MKHPILPLALSLLAVPAAAQETFDATLAGHAYLPALSLVAPPADAPKDAWISGKFTGGARNGVPMSVPGNTGGLHGKRLTGLNLPFIGQPLQGFSGFAMNRAEDGSVYVLTDNGFGSKANSPDTLLFFSRMDADFDTGEVEIKETVFLHDPDFKVPFRISYGGTDGRYLTGADFDLESIQRVGDSIWIGEEFGPYLIEATLDGRIKGVYPTMVDGVQLKGPDTPGISATSVKGTDWTVPRSGGYEGMALQPETGLLWAMLEKPLLAASGENEGDFLRVMAFDPEARDWTGEGFKFKLAEGATAIGDFNFIDATRALVIERDNGEGEPSLKCAGEPQADCFPNPAMVKHVVLIDTADVDGEGYVRRIGQIDLMNIADPEGKARIETDGGEAGRFSLPFFTIEDVMRVDETHIMVAVDNNLPFSSGRKLDAAADNEVVLLSVPELLAAQ; encoded by the coding sequence ATGAAACACCCTATTCTTCCCCTTGCCCTGTCCCTTCTAGCCGTCCCCGCTGCCGCGCAAGAGACGTTTGATGCCACGCTTGCGGGCCATGCCTACCTGCCTGCGCTGAGCCTTGTCGCGCCGCCTGCGGATGCGCCGAAGGATGCGTGGATCAGTGGTAAGTTCACTGGTGGCGCGCGTAATGGCGTGCCGATGTCGGTGCCGGGCAATACGGGCGGGCTGCATGGTAAACGGTTGACGGGGCTGAACCTGCCCTTCATTGGCCAGCCGTTGCAGGGGTTTTCCGGTTTCGCGATGAACCGTGCCGAGGATGGGTCGGTCTATGTGCTGACGGACAACGGCTTTGGCTCAAAGGCGAACAGCCCCGATACGCTGTTGTTCTTCAGCCGGATGGACGCTGATTTCGACACAGGTGAGGTCGAGATCAAGGAAACCGTTTTTCTGCATGACCCAGATTTCAAAGTGCCCTTCCGCATCTCGTATGGCGGGACCGACGGCCGCTATCTGACCGGCGCGGATTTCGATCTGGAGAGCATCCAGCGCGTCGGCGACAGCATCTGGATCGGCGAGGAGTTCGGCCCCTATCTGATCGAGGCCACGTTGGACGGGCGGATCAAGGGCGTCTATCCGACGATGGTGGATGGTGTTCAACTGAAAGGGCCGGACACGCCCGGTATCTCGGCTACATCGGTGAAGGGGACGGATTGGACCGTCCCACGCTCGGGCGGGTACGAGGGCATGGCGTTGCAGCCTGAAACGGGTCTGCTGTGGGCCATGCTCGAGAAACCTCTGTTGGCCGCGAGCGGCGAGAACGAAGGTGATTTCCTGCGCGTCATGGCCTTTGACCCAGAGGCACGGGATTGGACGGGCGAGGGCTTCAAGTTCAAGCTGGCCGAAGGGGCCACGGCGATCGGTGACTTCAACTTTATCGACGCGACCCGCGCGCTGGTGATCGAACGTGACAATGGCGAGGGCGAGCCTTCGTTGAAATGCGCCGGTGAGCCGCAGGCAGATTGTTTCCCGAACCCCGCGATGGTCAAGCATGTGGTGCTGATTGATACCGCCGATGTGGATGGCGAGGGCTATGTGCGTCGCATCGGTCAGATCGACCTGATGAACATCGCCGACCCCGAGGGTAAGGCCCGCATCGAAACCGATGGCGGCGAGGCAGGGCGGTTCAGCCTGCCGTTCTTCACCATCGAGGACGTGATGCGGGTGGACGAGACGCATATCATGGTCGCCGTGGACAACAACCTGCCGTTCTCATCCGGGCGCAAGCTGGATGCCGCTGCAGATAACGAAGTGGTGCTGCTGAGCGTGCCCGAACTGCTGGCCGCGCAGTAA
- a CDS encoding glycine cleavage system protein T, translating to MTFQIGIGPNNRKSAYFDATVADGVACFSVYNHMFIPAHYGDPEGEYDALMNGVAMWDVAAQRQVELSGPDAARLIQYLTTRDMSKTRIGQGRYVPMCDHQGRLVNDPVLLMLAQDQYWLSIADSDIALWASAIAAERGWDVTVAEPDVSPLAVQGPKAEAVITALFGDWVRDLKYFGFKQTQLGDIPLVLARSGWSKQGGFELYLQDSSRGAELWAKVKAAGASFGIRPGAPNDVERIESGLVSYGADGRLQTNPCTPYDIGLGKLVDLETPDDFIGKEALRRIADEGAQRERSGFVIAGAPLAGAAHSIALIDDQGQPRGVLSDFVHSKRFEANIGVGMIASDAKQASLHVVIGDEARKVILRSLPFES from the coding sequence ATGACGTTTCAGATCGGCATTGGCCCGAATAATCGCAAATCCGCCTATTTCGACGCGACTGTCGCAGATGGTGTGGCTTGTTTCTCGGTCTATAATCACATGTTCATACCAGCGCATTACGGCGACCCCGAGGGCGAATATGACGCGCTGATGAACGGTGTGGCAATGTGGGATGTCGCGGCGCAACGGCAGGTCGAACTGTCCGGGCCGGATGCGGCGCGGCTGATCCAGTATCTGACCACGCGCGATATGTCGAAAACCCGGATCGGGCAGGGGCGCTATGTGCCCATGTGCGACCATCAGGGGCGGCTTGTCAACGACCCCGTGCTGCTCATGCTGGCGCAGGATCAATATTGGCTGTCGATTGCGGACAGTGACATCGCCCTATGGGCCAGCGCCATCGCGGCAGAGCGCGGGTGGGACGTGACCGTGGCTGAGCCCGACGTATCCCCGCTGGCGGTGCAGGGCCCCAAGGCCGAGGCGGTGATCACCGCGTTGTTCGGCGACTGGGTGCGCGATCTCAAGTATTTTGGCTTCAAGCAAACGCAGTTGGGGGATATCCCGCTGGTGCTGGCGCGGTCGGGCTGGTCGAAACAGGGCGGCTTCGAACTGTATCTCCAAGACAGCAGCCGCGGGGCGGAGCTATGGGCAAAGGTAAAGGCCGCAGGCGCGTCCTTTGGCATCCGCCCCGGTGCGCCCAATGACGTTGAACGGATCGAAAGCGGGCTGGTGTCCTATGGTGCGGATGGTCGTCTTCAGACCAACCCCTGCACCCCGTATGACATCGGCCTGGGCAAGCTGGTCGATCTTGAGACCCCCGACGATTTTATCGGCAAAGAGGCGCTGCGCCGCATCGCCGATGAAGGCGCGCAACGGGAAAGGTCAGGCTTTGTCATCGCGGGCGCGCCACTGGCGGGGGCGGCACATTCGATTGCCCTGATTGACGATCAAGGCCAGCCGCGCGGGGTGCTTAGCGATTTCGTCCATTCCAAACGTTTCGAGGCCAATATCGGCGTCGGGATGATCGCATCGGATGCAAAGCAAGCGTCGCTCCACGTGGTCATCGGTGACGAGGCCCGCAAGGTGATTCTGCGCAGCCTGCCATTTGAAAGCTGA
- a CDS encoding ATP-binding protein, which translates to MLNKFTGYFASKVFVVLTIVLLASVGGIAYSIVKLDRDNHLAALRLEVEQALHSVADQIQLRFFEAVLVAKNIESTLAVSGEINERQIARTVSDLQRHNPDVIAVALAPNLSITHSFPQTDNRETIGVKYWQLPAQMASVAQAYRTRSPVVDDRVNLVQGGTGYIMHYPVFLPNAELNTDQFWGVISVVMDQQGLLQAPQHDFADPEQYNFELHPLKASGLVEALPDHRLSALKDKPIVTTFSVLGTKWEAAVRPAAGWPAYSPQSQNLVAIALISALLLLGVLLAFRKMAVNQSNAHALLAEAVDAIDEGFIAFDDRERVMVVNQKYRDYHPQIADLIVPGATMGELVVNWANRTESLSGSKSKQAWVRERLQRFRNPGQAFLQDIGNDNWLKVTEAKTPHGYTVGIWTDVTAEKRAQEAAEAADREKTEFLNNVSHELRTPLTVIFGRASFMRHSEKMPQAQRLMTALTADGTGCPQSAAAAVEYQRFMSEQGAGIAESAQHMIRLVEDLLDWTKVSRGQLELDMAPTQLDDIARTVTQELLPVAEAKGLTLTYVGDGPAAAVADKVRVKQILYNLITNAIKFTSEGKINLSMLHSTDKIVFSVSDTGNGIAEEDASRVFQRFQQVDGSMTRQNGGLGLGLAISEQLAELHGGSLSLESKLGVGSTFSLTLPCTGATDIQTTA; encoded by the coding sequence TTGCTCAACAAGTTTACGGGGTATTTTGCCTCAAAGGTATTCGTCGTTCTGACGATCGTCTTGCTCGCAAGCGTCGGCGGGATCGCCTATTCTATCGTCAAGCTTGACCGCGACAATCACCTCGCGGCCCTGCGTCTGGAGGTCGAGCAAGCGCTTCATTCGGTGGCCGACCAAATCCAGCTGCGCTTCTTCGAGGCCGTGCTGGTCGCAAAGAATATCGAAAGTACGCTTGCCGTATCGGGCGAGATCAACGAACGCCAGATCGCGCGGACCGTCAGCGACCTGCAACGTCACAACCCCGACGTGATCGCCGTCGCTTTGGCTCCTAACTTATCGATTACACACAGTTTTCCGCAAACAGATAACCGCGAGACAATCGGCGTCAAATACTGGCAACTGCCCGCCCAGATGGCCAGCGTCGCCCAAGCCTACCGCACCCGCTCGCCCGTGGTGGACGACCGTGTAAACCTTGTGCAAGGCGGGACCGGCTATATCATGCATTACCCTGTGTTCCTGCCAAACGCCGAATTGAACACCGATCAGTTCTGGGGCGTGATCTCTGTTGTGATGGACCAACAAGGGCTGCTGCAAGCGCCACAACACGACTTTGCCGACCCCGAACAATACAATTTTGAACTGCACCCTCTGAAAGCGTCAGGGTTGGTAGAGGCCCTACCCGATCACCGTTTAAGCGCGCTGAAAGACAAGCCGATTGTCACCACCTTTAGCGTTCTCGGCACCAAATGGGAGGCAGCAGTGCGCCCCGCCGCAGGGTGGCCCGCCTATTCGCCGCAAAGCCAGAACCTCGTCGCTATCGCCCTCATTTCCGCCTTATTGTTGCTTGGCGTGCTGCTCGCATTCCGCAAGATGGCGGTGAACCAAAGCAACGCCCACGCCCTGCTGGCAGAGGCGGTGGACGCGATCGACGAGGGCTTCATCGCCTTCGACGATCGGGAACGCGTGATGGTGGTGAACCAAAAGTACCGCGACTACCACCCCCAGATCGCCGATCTGATTGTCCCCGGTGCCACAATGGGAGAGCTGGTGGTCAACTGGGCCAACCGCACCGAAAGTCTTAGCGGATCGAAAAGCAAACAGGCCTGGGTACGCGAGCGGCTGCAACGTTTCCGCAATCCGGGTCAGGCGTTCTTGCAAGACATCGGCAACGACAATTGGCTCAAGGTGACAGAGGCAAAGACCCCCCACGGATATACCGTCGGCATCTGGACGGATGTGACCGCCGAAAAACGCGCACAAGAAGCCGCAGAGGCTGCCGACCGCGAGAAGACCGAGTTCTTGAACAACGTATCGCACGAACTGCGCACGCCGCTGACGGTGATCTTTGGCCGCGCCTCTTTCATGCGCCACAGCGAAAAGATGCCCCAAGCGCAGCGTCTGATGACAGCATTGACCGCGGATGGCACAGGCTGTCCTCAATCGGCCGCCGCCGCCGTAGAGTACCAGCGCTTCATGTCGGAACAGGGGGCGGGCATTGCGGAATCCGCGCAGCATATGATCCGTTTGGTCGAAGATTTGCTGGACTGGACCAAAGTATCCCGCGGTCAGCTTGAACTGGACATGGCCCCGACCCAGCTAGATGATATCGCCCGCACGGTGACCCAAGAATTGCTACCGGTTGCAGAGGCCAAGGGACTGACCCTCACCTACGTCGGCGACGGCCCCGCCGCAGCTGTGGCTGACAAAGTCCGCGTCAAACAAATCCTGTACAATCTGATCACCAATGCCATCAAATTCACCAGTGAGGGCAAGATCAACCTGTCTATGCTGCATTCCACCGACAAGATCGTATTCAGTGTCAGCGACACCGGAAACGGCATCGCAGAAGAAGACGCAAGCCGCGTTTTTCAGCGTTTCCAGCAGGTTGACGGATCAATGACACGGCAAAACGGCGGTTTAGGGCTGGGGCTGGCCATCTCTGAGCAGCTGGCAGAGTTGCACGGCGGATCGCTGTCACTGGAAAGCAAACTGGGCGTTGGCAGCACCTTCAGTCTGACGCTGCCCTGCACCGGCGCGACCGATATCCAGACGACGGCTTGA
- a CDS encoding DeoR/GlpR family DNA-binding transcription regulator produces the protein MDTGTERRNLRKAERHAQILLELRLAPHVRVSDLAASFDVTTETVRRDIAELSAQGLLQKSYGGASPRAPGAQSVLDERQREHVDERRQMAQLAAKRVTDGQTLMIDAGATMMEFARALTLSGVAATVLTNSLQVAMILGASDRVRVIMTPGDYMNAEAALTGTATCDFLRGFNVDACFLGASALDETGVSEAIAGFAEVKRAMLDQSRAAHFLIDASKFGKRHLTQVTPLEHLGHLITDAAPKDGLALALRQHRTPVISPENA, from the coding sequence ATGGATACCGGAACGGAACGCCGAAACTTGCGCAAAGCAGAGCGCCACGCGCAGATTTTACTGGAACTGCGCCTTGCCCCGCATGTGCGTGTGTCGGACCTAGCGGCCAGCTTTGATGTGACCACCGAAACCGTCCGCCGCGATATTGCCGAGCTCAGCGCGCAGGGGCTGTTGCAGAAGTCCTACGGCGGGGCCTCCCCCCGCGCGCCGGGGGCGCAAAGCGTGCTGGATGAACGGCAGCGCGAACATGTGGATGAACGCCGCCAGATGGCGCAGCTTGCCGCGAAACGGGTGACAGACGGGCAAACGCTGATGATCGACGCAGGCGCCACGATGATGGAATTCGCGCGGGCGCTGACTCTTTCCGGCGTGGCGGCGACGGTATTAACCAACAGCCTGCAGGTCGCGATGATTCTGGGGGCCTCCGACAGGGTGCGGGTCATCATGACCCCCGGCGACTATATGAATGCAGAGGCCGCGCTGACCGGTACTGCCACCTGCGACTTTCTGCGCGGCTTTAATGTCGACGCGTGTTTCCTTGGGGCATCCGCGCTGGATGAAACCGGCGTGAGCGAGGCCATCGCAGGCTTTGCCGAGGTGAAACGCGCCATGCTGGACCAAAGCCGCGCCGCGCATTTCCTGATCGACGCCAGCAAGTTCGGCAAACGTCACCTGACGCAGGTTACCCCGCTTGAGCATTTGGGCCATCTGATCACCGATGCAGCACCCAAGGACGGGCTTGCCTTAGCGCTTCGACAGCATCGCACCCCCGTGATCAGCCCCGAAAACGCCTGA
- the phnD gene encoding phosphate/phosphite/phosphonate ABC transporter substrate-binding protein, whose translation MIKRSFITAGLMAAFAMTGTTALAQECADRGALDAMFCDANGDLVADAPTDESMLKDPSTLVFAYTPVEDPAIYEDIWTPFIDHLSEVTGKKVQFFAVQSNSAEVEAMRSGRLHIAGFSTGPTPFAVNLAGVEPFAIMGSEDGQFGYKLQVYTQADSDIKEMADLAGKRVAHTSPTSNSGNQAPRALFPDLGVVPDQDYEVTYSGSHDQSMLGVVAGDYDAAPVASEVVDRMAERGLYDPAEVRIVWESDPFPTTSYGVAHDLTPELKDKIKEAFFSYDFTGTALGEEFSGVSKFVPITYKDQWAVIRQIQSANGVEYTPQGLAAE comes from the coding sequence ATGATCAAACGCAGCTTTATCACGGCGGGCCTGATGGCCGCTTTTGCCATGACTGGCACCACCGCACTGGCCCAAGAATGCGCCGACCGCGGCGCGCTGGACGCGATGTTCTGTGACGCCAACGGCGATCTGGTGGCCGACGCGCCCACGGACGAAAGCATGCTCAAAGACCCGTCGACGCTGGTCTTTGCCTATACACCGGTCGAAGATCCCGCGATCTACGAAGACATCTGGACGCCCTTCATCGACCACCTGTCCGAGGTGACCGGCAAGAAGGTGCAGTTCTTTGCCGTCCAATCCAACTCTGCCGAAGTCGAAGCCATGCGCTCGGGCCGTTTGCATATCGCGGGCTTCTCGACCGGACCCACACCTTTTGCTGTGAACCTTGCAGGCGTTGAACCCTTCGCGATCATGGGCTCCGAAGACGGGCAGTTCGGCTACAAGCTGCAGGTCTACACCCAAGCCGACAGCGATATCAAAGAGATGGCCGACCTTGCTGGCAAACGCGTCGCGCATACATCGCCCACGTCGAACTCCGGCAATCAGGCACCGCGCGCGCTGTTCCCTGATCTGGGCGTCGTGCCGGATCAGGACTACGAAGTGACATACTCGGGCAGCCACGACCAATCCATGCTGGGTGTGGTCGCGGGTGACTATGATGCGGCACCGGTTGCGTCCGAAGTGGTGGACCGCATGGCGGAACGCGGGCTTTATGACCCTGCCGAGGTGCGCATTGTCTGGGAAAGCGATCCGTTCCCCACGACATCTTACGGCGTAGCCCACGACCTGACGCCCGAACTGAAGGACAAGATCAAAGAAGCGTTCTTTAGCTACGATTTCACCGGCACCGCATTGGGCGAAGAGTTTTCGGGCGTGAGCAAATTCGTCCCGATCACCTATAAAGACCAATGGGCCGTCATTCGCCAGATCCAGTCTGCCAATGGTGTTGAATACACGCCACAAGGCCTTGCTGCTGAATGA
- the phnC gene encoding phosphonate ABC transporter ATP-binding protein encodes MLKITDLVKRYGSGDPVLKNLDLTIEGESVVSIIGSSGAGKSTLLRCINRLVEPTSGTIELNGTDLTRLRGKNLRAARRKIGMVFQGFNLVDRLTVMENVQSGRLGYISTWSAITRRYPKQDIRRAYELMERVGIAHYADTRADQLSGGERQRVGVVRALMQEPDILLADEPTASLDPKTSEQIMGLLRDLSRELKLPVLINIHNVNEAKEYTDRIVGMRYGRIIFDDKPDMLDPAAMEAIYAGSPHADRSGGPDDKAAAS; translated from the coding sequence ATGTTGAAAATTACTGACCTCGTCAAACGCTACGGCTCTGGCGATCCGGTCCTCAAGAATCTTGACCTCACCATTGAGGGCGAAAGCGTCGTGTCCATCATCGGGTCTTCTGGTGCGGGCAAAAGCACGTTGCTGCGTTGCATCAACCGTTTGGTTGAACCTACGTCGGGCACAATCGAGCTTAACGGCACCGACCTGACCCGCCTGCGGGGCAAGAACCTGCGTGCCGCACGGCGCAAGATCGGGATGGTGTTCCAAGGGTTCAACCTCGTCGATCGTCTCACCGTGATGGAGAACGTCCAGTCGGGCCGCCTGGGGTATATTTCAACATGGTCCGCCATCACGCGGCGCTATCCCAAGCAAGACATCCGCCGCGCTTACGAGCTGATGGAACGTGTCGGCATCGCCCATTACGCCGACACCCGCGCCGACCAGCTGTCGGGCGGTGAACGTCAGCGTGTCGGCGTGGTCCGCGCCCTGATGCAGGAGCCCGATATCCTGCTGGCGGACGAGCCTACCGCATCGCTTGACCCCAAGACATCGGAACAGATCATGGGCCTGCTGCGCGACCTGTCGCGCGAGCTCAAGCTGCCGGTGCTGATCAACATCCATAATGTGAACGAGGCCAAGGAATACACCGACCGCATCGTCGGCATGCGCTATGGCCGGATCATCTTTGACGACAAACCCGACATGCTGGACCCCGCCGCGATGGAGGCGATCTATGCGGGCAGCCCCCATGCCGACCGCAGCGGCGGGCCGGATGACAAGGCAGCCGCATCATGA